The following proteins come from a genomic window of Pseudomonas putida:
- the tatC gene encoding twin-arginine translocase subunit TatC — MSEKPQDDQPMPLVSHLTELRTRLLRCVAAIFLIFAGLFSFAQQIYTLVSAPLREHLPANATMIATDVASPFLTPFKLTMIVSLFLAIPFILQQIWGFIAPGLYRHEKRIAIPLLVSSIFLFYAGMAFAYFLVFPLIFGFFASATPEGVSMMTDISSYLDFVMTLFFAFGVAFEIPVAVVLLVWIGVVDVQYLKKIRPYVIIGCFVVGMILTPPDIFSQTLLAVPMWLLFEIGVLCGSLIRKRSHAEDDTANDPNDQPPATQP, encoded by the coding sequence ATGAGCGAAAAACCGCAAGACGACCAGCCCATGCCGCTGGTCTCGCACCTGACCGAACTGCGCACCCGCCTGCTGCGCTGCGTGGCCGCCATCTTCCTTATTTTTGCCGGGCTGTTCTCCTTCGCCCAGCAGATCTACACCTTGGTCTCGGCCCCACTGCGCGAGCACTTGCCGGCAAACGCCACGATGATTGCCACCGACGTGGCCTCGCCGTTCCTCACGCCGTTCAAGCTGACCATGATCGTTTCGCTGTTCCTGGCGATCCCGTTCATCCTGCAGCAGATCTGGGGTTTTATCGCGCCTGGCCTGTATCGCCACGAAAAGCGCATCGCCATTCCGTTGCTGGTGTCGAGCATCTTCCTGTTCTATGCCGGCATGGCCTTCGCCTACTTCCTGGTGTTCCCGCTGATCTTCGGCTTCTTCGCCAGCGCCACGCCGGAAGGTGTGTCGATGATGACCGACATTTCCAGTTATCTGGACTTCGTCATGACATTGTTCTTCGCCTTCGGTGTTGCCTTCGAGATCCCGGTAGCGGTGGTGCTGCTGGTGTGGATCGGCGTAGTCGACGTGCAATACCTGAAGAAAATCCGTCCCTACGTGATCATCGGCTGCTTCGTGGTCGGCATGATCCTGACCCCGCCCGACATCTTCTCGCAGACCTTGCTCGCCGTGCCCATGTGGCTGCTGTTCGAGATCGGCGTGCTGTGTGGCAGCCTGATCCGCAAGCGCAGCCACGCCGAAGATGACACGGCAAACGACCCCAACGACCAGCCACCAGCGACCCAGCCGTGA
- the tatB gene encoding Sec-independent protein translocase protein TatB, which translates to MFGMSFSELLLVGLVALLVLGPERLPGAARTAGLWIGRLKRSFNSIKMEVEREIGADDIRRQLHNEHILQMEQEAKRILNPLTPPAPTPAAVATEQPAATPTSVAPAPAAEQPEQPQPPRAP; encoded by the coding sequence ATGTTCGGCATGAGTTTCAGCGAGTTACTGCTCGTCGGCCTGGTCGCGCTGCTGGTGCTCGGCCCTGAGCGTCTGCCCGGTGCCGCGCGCACTGCAGGGCTGTGGATCGGCCGGCTCAAGCGCAGCTTCAATTCCATCAAGATGGAAGTCGAGCGCGAAATCGGTGCCGATGACATCCGCCGCCAATTGCATAACGAGCACATCCTGCAAATGGAACAGGAAGCCAAGCGCATCCTCAACCCGCTGACGCCGCCTGCCCCGACACCCGCTGCAGTGGCCACCGAGCAGCCCGCTGCCACGCCGACATCGGTAGCGCCGGCCCCTGCAGCTGAGCAGCCCGAACAGCCTCAACCGCCGCGAGCCCCATGA
- a CDS encoding twin-arginine translocase TatA/TatE family subunit yields the protein MGIFDWKHWIVLLVVVVLVFGTKKLKNFGSDLGESIKGFRKAMNEEESKPAEQTPPPAQPVPPVQNTAQQPQGHTIEGQAQPVQEPQRKD from the coding sequence ATGGGTATTTTTGACTGGAAACACTGGATCGTCCTGCTGGTCGTCGTCGTCCTGGTGTTCGGCACCAAGAAGCTGAAGAACTTCGGCAGTGACCTTGGCGAATCGATCAAGGGCTTCCGCAAAGCCATGAACGAAGAAGAAAGCAAACCCGCCGAGCAGACCCCACCGCCTGCCCAGCCGGTACCGCCCGTACAGAACACAGCACAACAGCCACAGGGCCACACCATCGAGGGCCAGGCCCAGCCGGTCCAAGAGCCGCAGCGGAAAGACTGA
- a CDS encoding phosphoribosyl-ATP diphosphatase: MSDTLNRLAEVLEERKQAAPDSSYVASLYHKGLNKILEKLGEESVETIIAAKDAAVSKDYSDVIYETADLWFHSLVMLSALGQHPQAVLDELERRFGLSGHDEKAAREPSA; the protein is encoded by the coding sequence ATGAGCGACACCCTCAACCGTCTGGCCGAAGTGCTCGAAGAACGCAAACAAGCGGCCCCCGACAGCTCCTACGTGGCCAGCCTGTACCACAAGGGCCTGAACAAGATCCTCGAAAAGCTGGGCGAAGAGTCCGTCGAGACCATCATTGCTGCCAAGGACGCCGCGGTCAGCAAGGATTACAGTGATGTCATCTATGAAACCGCCGACCTGTGGTTTCATAGCCTGGTCATGCTCAGTGCACTGGGCCAGCATCCACAAGCCGTGCTCGATGAACTGGAGCGCCGCTTCGGCCTTTCCGGGCACGATGAAAAGGCCGCTCGCGAGCCCTCGGCCTGA
- the hisI gene encoding phosphoribosyl-AMP cyclohydrolase codes for MKEWLDEIKWNSDGLVPAIAQDHKTGRVLMMAWMNRESLALTAAEQRAIYWSRSRGKLWRKGEESGHVQKLHEMRLDCDADVIILMVEQLGHIACHTGRESCFYRVFEDGQWKTVDPVLKDPDAIYNAGH; via the coding sequence ATGAAAGAGTGGCTGGACGAGATCAAGTGGAACAGCGACGGCCTGGTACCGGCGATCGCCCAGGACCACAAGACCGGACGCGTGCTGATGATGGCCTGGATGAACCGCGAATCGCTGGCCCTCACTGCCGCCGAGCAACGCGCCATCTACTGGTCGCGCTCACGTGGCAAGCTGTGGCGCAAGGGCGAAGAATCGGGGCATGTGCAGAAGCTGCACGAAATGCGCCTGGACTGTGATGCCGACGTGATCATCCTGATGGTCGAGCAACTGGGCCATATCGCCTGCCATACCGGCCGTGAAAGCTGCTTCTACCGCGTCTTCGAAGACGGCCAGTGGAAAACCGTCGATCCGGTGTTGAAAGACCCGGATGCCATCTACAACGCAGGACACTGA
- the ubiB gene encoding ubiquinone biosynthesis regulatory protein kinase UbiB: MKLLAVRRLFRIQRVVIRYRLDDLLFDLPLPWWLRSLRLLMPWRWLPRTPSELSRGARLRLALQDLGPIFIKFGQLLSTRRDLLPTDIADELMLLQDRVPPFDPKQAVALIESQLGAKVGEVFSRFDVEPLASASVAQVHAARLKTGEEVVVKVVRPGLKPVIAQDLAWLFLIAKGAERASADARRLHPVEIVGDYEKTIYDELDLLREAANASQLRRNFEGSELMYVPQVYWDLCRPKVLVMERIYGVPVTDMATLADQRTDMKLLAERGVEVFFTQVFRHSFFHADMHPGNIFVSTVKPWSPQYIAIDCGIVGSLTAEDQDYLARNLIAFFKRDYRRVAELHIDSGWVPAHTKVNEFEAAIRTVCEPIFEKPLKDISFGQVLMRLFQTARRFNMEVQPQLVLLQKTLLNIEGLGRQLYPDLDLWSTAKPFLERWMRERYSPKAMFGNLYSQAEQLPHLAGMTRDLLERLSQPHLHDPQLPERRRQGDRWALRLLGAGLLGGGAVLAASAAEAASLAAPAAWPAWLMLAAGLYLIVRQ; the protein is encoded by the coding sequence ATGAAGCTGCTCGCCGTCCGTCGTCTCTTTCGCATCCAGCGCGTGGTGATCCGCTACCGCCTCGATGACCTGCTCTTCGACCTGCCGCTGCCGTGGTGGCTGCGCAGCTTGCGCCTGCTGATGCCGTGGCGCTGGTTACCTCGCACACCCTCCGAACTCAGCCGGGGTGCCCGCCTGCGCCTGGCGCTACAGGACCTGGGGCCGATCTTCATCAAATTCGGCCAGTTGCTGTCCACCCGTCGCGACCTGCTGCCCACCGACATCGCCGACGAGCTGATGCTGCTGCAGGACCGCGTCCCCCCGTTCGACCCGAAACAGGCCGTGGCGCTGATCGAAAGCCAGCTTGGCGCCAAAGTGGGTGAAGTGTTCAGCCGCTTCGACGTCGAGCCACTGGCCTCGGCCTCGGTGGCCCAGGTGCATGCCGCGCGCCTGAAGACCGGCGAGGAAGTGGTGGTCAAGGTCGTGCGCCCGGGCCTCAAACCGGTGATCGCCCAGGACCTTGCCTGGCTGTTCCTGATCGCAAAAGGCGCCGAGCGGGCTTCGGCCGATGCCCGTCGCCTGCACCCGGTGGAAATCGTCGGCGACTACGAAAAAACCATCTACGACGAGCTCGACCTGCTCCGCGAAGCGGCCAACGCCAGCCAGCTGCGACGCAACTTCGAAGGCTCGGAGCTGATGTACGTGCCCCAGGTCTACTGGGACCTGTGCCGCCCCAAGGTGCTGGTAATGGAGCGCATCTACGGCGTGCCGGTGACCGACATGGCCACCTTGGCCGACCAGCGCACCGACATGAAACTGCTGGCCGAACGCGGTGTGGAGGTGTTTTTCACTCAGGTGTTCCGCCACAGTTTCTTCCATGCCGACATGCACCCCGGCAATATCTTCGTCAGCACAGTCAAGCCGTGGAGCCCTCAGTACATCGCCATCGACTGCGGCATCGTCGGCAGCCTCACCGCCGAAGACCAGGACTACCTGGCGCGCAACCTGATCGCCTTCTTCAAGCGCGACTATCGCCGAGTCGCCGAGCTGCACATCGACTCGGGGTGGGTACCGGCGCACACCAAGGTGAATGAATTCGAAGCGGCCATCCGTACCGTGTGCGAACCGATCTTCGAAAAACCGCTCAAGGACATTTCCTTCGGCCAAGTGCTGATGCGCCTGTTCCAGACAGCTCGGCGCTTCAACATGGAAGTCCAGCCGCAGTTGGTGCTGCTGCAGAAAACTCTGCTCAACATCGAGGGCCTGGGCCGCCAGCTGTACCCTGACCTTGACCTGTGGAGCACCGCCAAACCGTTCCTGGAACGCTGGATGCGCGAGCGCTACAGCCCCAAGGCCATGTTCGGCAACCTGTACAGCCAGGCCGAACAGCTGCCGCACCTGGCCGGCATGACCCGCGACCTGCTCGAACGTCTTTCCCAGCCGCACCTGCACGACCCACAGCTGCCAGAGCGGCGCCGCCAAGGCGACCGCTGGGCGCTGCGCCTGCTCGGTGCAGGCCTGCTGGGTGGCGGTGCGGTGCTCGCCGCAAGCGCCGCCGAGGCCGCCAGCCTGGCCGCCCCGGCTGCATGGCCGGCGTGGCTGATGCTGGCCGCAGGCCTGTACCTGATCGTGCGCCAATAG
- a CDS encoding ubiquinone biosynthesis accessory factor UbiJ → MLLAGLLASVEHGLNRILRMDSTALPRLGALEGKVIEIDCRQPALQVFILPDEEGLMLAAHWQGEVDCSLRAPAGSLLQLAVAKDKTAVLHSPQVELHGDSAVLLDLFGILQDLELDWEHELQRWLGPVATSLLAGHVRLRARWTRQGLARFSQNLSEYLAEESRTLVGKREAEAAFSELDALKVDTERLEARLQRLFRSLDTSDNA, encoded by the coding sequence ATGCTGCTGGCAGGGCTGCTCGCCAGCGTCGAACATGGCCTGAACCGCATCCTGCGCATGGACAGCACGGCATTGCCGCGGCTGGGCGCGCTGGAAGGCAAGGTCATCGAAATCGATTGTCGCCAGCCGGCCCTGCAAGTGTTCATCCTGCCCGATGAAGAGGGCCTGATGCTTGCCGCCCACTGGCAAGGCGAGGTCGACTGCAGCCTGCGCGCGCCAGCCGGTAGCCTGCTGCAACTTGCCGTGGCCAAGGACAAGACGGCCGTGCTGCATAGCCCTCAGGTCGAGCTGCATGGCGACAGTGCGGTGCTGCTCGACCTGTTCGGCATACTGCAGGACCTGGAACTGGACTGGGAGCACGAACTGCAACGCTGGCTCGGCCCGGTCGCCACCTCGCTGCTCGCCGGCCACGTGCGCCTGCGTGCACGCTGGACCCGCCAAGGCCTGGCACGGTTCAGCCAGAACCTGTCCGAGTACCTGGCCGAAGAGTCGCGCACCCTGGTAGGCAAGCGCGAAGCCGAAGCCGCCTTCAGCGAACTAGACGCCCTGAAGGTCGATACAGAACGCCTCGAGGCGCGCCTGCAGCGCCTCTTCCGATCCCTTGATACCAGCGATAACGCATGA
- the ubiE gene encoding bifunctional demethylmenaquinone methyltransferase/2-methoxy-6-polyprenyl-1,4-benzoquinol methylase UbiE, whose protein sequence is MNDQRKGEHAEPTTHFGYQDVPESQKAKKVAEVFHSVAAKYDLMNDVLSGGMHRLWKRFTIELSGVRSGNRVLDIAGGTGDLAAKFSRLVGPTGQVVLADINDSMLKVGRDRLLDRGVAGNIEFVQADAEKLPFPDNHFDCVTIAFGLRNVTHKDEAIRSMLRVLKPGGRLLILEFSKPTNKLMSKAYDAYSFAFMPLAGKLITNDSESYRYLAESIRMHPDQETLKAMMVDAGFDRVTYHNMTSGIVAVHRGIKP, encoded by the coding sequence ATGAACGACCAGCGCAAAGGCGAACACGCCGAACCCACCACCCATTTCGGTTACCAGGATGTGCCCGAGAGCCAGAAGGCGAAGAAAGTCGCCGAAGTGTTTCACTCGGTGGCTGCCAAGTACGACCTGATGAACGATGTACTTTCCGGCGGCATGCACCGCCTATGGAAGCGCTTCACCATCGAGCTGTCAGGTGTGCGTAGCGGCAATCGGGTGCTGGACATCGCCGGCGGCACGGGTGATCTGGCAGCCAAGTTTTCGCGCCTGGTCGGCCCTACCGGCCAAGTGGTGCTCGCCGACATCAACGACTCGATGCTCAAGGTCGGCCGCGACCGCCTGCTCGACCGCGGTGTTGCCGGCAACATCGAGTTTGTCCAGGCCGATGCCGAGAAACTGCCATTCCCGGACAACCACTTCGACTGCGTTACCATCGCCTTCGGCCTGCGCAACGTCACCCACAAGGACGAAGCCATCCGCTCGATGCTGCGCGTGCTCAAGCCGGGCGGGCGTCTGTTGATCCTGGAGTTCTCCAAACCGACCAACAAGCTGATGTCCAAGGCCTACGACGCCTACTCGTTCGCCTTCATGCCGCTGGCTGGCAAGCTGATCACCAATGACTCCGAGAGCTACCGTTACCTCGCCGAGTCGATTCGCATGCACCCCGACCAGGAAACCCTAAAGGCCATGATGGTTGATGCCGGCTTCGACCGGGTCACCTACCACAACATGACCAGCGGCATTGTCGCCGTGCACCGGGGAATCAAGCCCTGA
- a CDS encoding polyhydroxyalkanoic acid system family protein gives MTQISVERKHTLGREAARAKAQALVDKLSQEYDLKATWNGDRVDVARSGANGSVHIGEDSIRVELKLGMMLSMMSGTIKSEIERALDKALV, from the coding sequence ATGACCCAGATCAGCGTCGAACGCAAACACACCCTCGGTCGCGAGGCCGCCCGTGCCAAGGCCCAAGCGCTGGTGGACAAACTGAGCCAAGAGTACGACCTCAAGGCCACCTGGAACGGTGACCGTGTGGACGTCGCCCGCAGCGGCGCCAACGGCAGCGTGCACATTGGCGAGGACAGCATCCGGGTCGAATTGAAGCTGGGCATGATGCTGTCGATGATGAGCGGCACCATCAAGAGTGAGATCGAGCGGGCGCTGGACAAGGCTCTGGTCTGA
- a CDS encoding phasin family protein, with protein sequence MAKVNVKKKDDAQSTLGEVRGYARKIWLAGIGAYARVGQEGSDYFQELVKAGEGVEKRGKKRIDKELDAANTQIDEAAEEVSRVRGKVEVQLDKIEKAFDARVGRALNRLGIPSKHDVEALSIKLEQLHELLERVAHKP encoded by the coding sequence ATGGCCAAAGTGAATGTGAAGAAAAAGGATGACGCCCAAAGCACGCTGGGCGAGGTGCGCGGCTACGCGCGCAAGATCTGGCTGGCTGGCATCGGCGCTTACGCCCGTGTTGGCCAGGAGGGTTCGGATTACTTTCAGGAGCTGGTAAAAGCCGGTGAAGGGGTCGAGAAACGTGGCAAGAAGCGCATCGATAAAGAACTCGATGCCGCCAACACCCAGATCGACGAAGCGGCCGAGGAAGTCAGCCGCGTACGTGGCAAGGTCGAAGTTCAGCTCGACAAGATCGAGAAGGCTTTCGACGCACGGGTCGGTCGCGCCTTGAATCGCCTCGGCATTCCGTCTAAACATGACGTTGAGGCGTTGTCCATCAAGCTTGAACAGCTGCATGAGCTGCTCGAGCGCGTCGCGCACAAACCATAA
- a CDS encoding phasin family protein, whose amino-acid sequence MAGKKNSDKDGSSWVGGIEKYSRKIWLAGLGIYSKIDQDGPKLFDSLVKDGEKAEKQAKKTAEDVADNAKASTTSRVSGVKDRALGKWSELEEAFDKRLNSAISRLGVPSRNEIKALHQQVDSLTKQIEKLTGASVTPVSSRAAAAKPAASKTAAKPLAKAAAKPAAKTAAAKPAAKTAAAKPAAKPAAKPVAAKPAAKPAAAKKPAVKKAPAKPSAGKPAAPAASATPAATAAPSPSAAPASSTPSAPVSAEA is encoded by the coding sequence ATGGCTGGCAAGAAGAATTCCGACAAAGACGGCAGCTCCTGGGTCGGCGGGATCGAGAAGTACTCCCGCAAGATCTGGCTGGCAGGGCTGGGTATCTATTCGAAGATCGACCAGGACGGCCCGAAGCTGTTCGACTCGCTGGTGAAAGATGGCGAGAAGGCCGAGAAGCAGGCGAAGAAAACCGCCGAGGATGTCGCCGATAACGCCAAGGCCTCGACCACTTCGCGTGTTTCCGGCGTGAAAGATCGCGCACTGGGCAAGTGGAGCGAGCTCGAAGAAGCCTTCGACAAACGCCTGAACAGCGCTATCTCACGCCTTGGCGTGCCAAGCCGGAACGAGATCAAGGCCCTGCACCAGCAGGTCGATAGCCTGACCAAGCAGATCGAGAAGCTGACCGGCGCATCGGTCACGCCGGTCTCGTCGCGCGCTGCTGCAGCCAAGCCGGCAGCCAGCAAGACTGCGGCCAAACCGCTGGCCAAGGCAGCAGCGAAGCCTGCGGCGAAAACCGCGGCAGCGAAACCTGCGGCCAAGACTGCTGCTGCCAAGCCAGCAGCGAAACCTGCAGCCAAGCCCGTTGCCGCCAAGCCTGCAGCCAAACCCGCTGCAGCGAAGAAGCCCGCCGTGAAAAAAGCGCCGGCCAAACCCTCCGCCGGCAAACCGGCAGCCCCAGCGGCCAGCGCCACACCGGCCGCTACCGCAGCGCCGTCGCCAAGCGCGGCACCGGCAAGCAGCACGCCGTCGGCACCGGTGAGCGCTGAAGCCTGA
- a CDS encoding TetR/AcrR family transcriptional regulator: MKTRDRILECALQLFNQQGEPNVSTLEIANELGISPGNLYYHFHGKEPLIIGLFERFEEALMPLLDPPLEVRLDAEDYWLFLHLIVERMAQYRFLFQDLSNLTGRLPKLARGMRSLINALKRTLAALLASLKGQGQVVSETQALGQLVEQITLTLMFSLDYQRVLGREGDVGIVVYQVMMLVAPHLQAPAREAAEQLAVRYLEG, encoded by the coding sequence ATGAAGACCCGCGACCGTATTCTCGAATGCGCCCTGCAGCTGTTCAACCAGCAGGGCGAGCCCAACGTTTCGACCCTTGAGATTGCCAACGAGCTGGGCATCAGCCCTGGCAACCTGTATTACCACTTCCACGGCAAGGAGCCTTTGATAATCGGCCTGTTCGAGCGCTTCGAAGAAGCGCTTATGCCGCTGCTGGACCCGCCGCTGGAAGTGCGCCTGGATGCCGAGGACTACTGGCTGTTTCTGCACCTGATTGTCGAACGCATGGCCCAGTACCGCTTCCTGTTCCAGGATCTGTCGAACCTGACCGGTCGCCTGCCCAAGCTGGCGCGGGGCATGCGCAGCCTGATCAATGCGCTCAAGCGCACACTGGCGGCATTGCTGGCCAGCCTCAAGGGCCAGGGCCAGGTAGTCAGTGAGACGCAGGCACTGGGGCAACTGGTGGAACAGATCACCCTGACGCTCATGTTTTCGCTGGATTACCAGCGCGTACTGGGCCGCGAAGGGGATGTAGGGATCGTGGTGTATCAGGTGATGATGCTGGTGGCGCCGCATCTGCAGGCGCCTGCGCGGGAGGCGGCGGAGCAGTTGGCGGTGCGGTATCTGGAGGGGTAG
- the phaC gene encoding class II poly(R)-hydroxyalkanoic acid synthase — MKDKPAKGTTTLPAMSMNAQNAIVGLRGRDLISTLRNVGRHGLLNPLHTARHLLALSGQLGRVMLGDTPYSPSPRDARFSDPTWSQNPFYRRGLQAYLAWQKQTRLWIDESHLDDDDRARAHFLFNQINDALAPSNSLLNPLAVKELLNTGGQSLVRGVAHLLDDLRHNDGLPRQVDERAFEVGGNLAATPGAVVFRNEMLELIQYKPMSEKQHARPVLVVPPQINKFYIFDMQANNSFVQYMLKNGLQVFMVSWRNPDPRHREWGLSSYVEALEEALNACRSISGNRDPNLMGACAGGLTMAALQGHLQAKHQLRRVRSATYLVSLLDSKFDSPASLFADEQTIEAAKRRSYQRGVLDGSEVARIFAWMRPNDLIWNYWVNNYLLGKTPPAFDILYWNADSTRLPAALHGELLDFFKLNPLTHPAGLEVCGTPIDLKQVNLDSFTVAGSNDHITPWDAVYRSALLLGGERRFVLANSGHIQSIINPPGNPKAYYLDNPRLSSDPRAWFHDAKRNDGSWWPLWLEWITPRSGPLKAPRVELGNATYPPLGPAPGTYVLTR, encoded by the coding sequence ATGAAAGACAAACCGGCCAAAGGAACGACAACGCTCCCCGCCATGAGCATGAACGCACAGAACGCGATCGTCGGCCTGCGCGGCCGCGATCTGATTTCCACGCTGCGCAATGTTGGCCGCCATGGTTTGCTCAACCCGTTGCATACCGCACGCCACCTGCTCGCCCTGAGCGGCCAGCTGGGTCGCGTGATGCTCGGCGACACGCCCTACTCGCCAAGCCCGCGGGATGCGCGCTTCAGCGATCCTACATGGAGCCAGAACCCGTTTTACCGCCGTGGCCTGCAGGCCTATCTGGCCTGGCAGAAGCAGACCCGCCTGTGGATAGATGAAAGCCACCTGGACGACGATGACCGGGCCCGTGCGCATTTCCTGTTCAACCAGATCAACGACGCCCTGGCACCGAGCAACTCGTTGCTCAATCCGTTGGCGGTCAAGGAACTGCTCAATACCGGCGGGCAGAGCCTGGTGCGCGGCGTGGCACACCTGCTCGATGACCTGCGCCACAACGACGGCCTGCCGCGCCAGGTGGATGAGCGGGCCTTCGAAGTGGGCGGCAACTTGGCAGCAACTCCGGGCGCGGTGGTGTTTCGCAACGAGATGCTGGAGTTGATCCAGTACAAGCCGATGAGTGAAAAACAGCACGCTCGGCCTGTGCTGGTAGTGCCACCCCAGATCAACAAGTTCTATATCTTCGACATGCAGGCGAACAACAGCTTCGTCCAGTACATGCTCAAGAACGGTTTGCAAGTGTTCATGGTCAGCTGGCGCAACCCCGACCCACGCCACCGCGAATGGGGCCTGTCCAGCTACGTGGAGGCGCTTGAAGAGGCACTCAACGCCTGCCGCAGCATCAGCGGCAACCGCGACCCCAACCTGATGGGGGCCTGCGCCGGCGGCCTGACCATGGCCGCGCTGCAGGGCCACCTGCAAGCCAAGCACCAACTGCGCCGGGTGCGCAGCGCCACCTACCTGGTCAGCTTGCTCGACAGCAAGTTCGACAGCCCCGCCAGCCTGTTCGCCGACGAGCAGACCATCGAAGCGGCCAAGCGCCGCTCTTATCAGCGCGGGGTACTGGATGGCAGCGAAGTGGCGCGTATCTTCGCCTGGATGCGGCCCAATGACCTGATCTGGAACTACTGGGTCAACAATTACCTGCTGGGCAAAACGCCCCCTGCTTTCGACATCCTCTACTGGAACGCCGACAGTACGCGCCTACCGGCTGCCCTGCATGGCGAACTGCTGGACTTCTTCAAGCTCAACCCGCTCACCCACCCCGCCGGGCTGGAAGTCTGCGGCACGCCCATCGACCTCAAGCAGGTCAACCTCGACAGCTTTACCGTGGCCGGCAGCAATGACCACATCACTCCATGGGATGCCGTGTACCGTTCGGCCCTGCTGTTGGGCGGCGAGCGACGGTTCGTGCTGGCCAACAGCGGGCACATCCAGAGCATCATCAACCCGCCCGGAAACCCCAAGGCCTACTACCTGGACAACCCCAGGCTATCGAGCGACCCGCGGGCCTGGTTCCACGATGCCAAGCGCAACGACGGCAGCTGGTGGCCCCTGTGGCTGGAGTGGATAACGCCACGTTCCGGTCCGCTCAAGGCGCCGAGGGTGGAGCTGGGCAACGCAACCTACCCACCGCTGGGCCCCGCGCCAGGCACCTATGTCCTGACCCGATGA
- the phaZ gene encoding poly(3-hydroxyalkanoate) depolymerase, protein MSSHYIFRTVELDDQSIRTAVRPGKPHLTPLLIFNGIGANLELVFPFIEALDPDLEVIAFDVPGVGGSSTPRHPYRFPGLAKLTARMLDYLDYGQVNVIGVSWGGALAQQFAHDYPERCKKLVLAATAAGAFMVPGKPQVLWNMASPRRYIQPSHVIRIAPLIYGGAFRRDPDLAMHHASKVRSGGKLGYYWQLFAGLGWTSIHWLHKIQQPTLVLAGDDDPLIPLINMRLLAWRIPNAQLHIIDDGHLFLITRAEAVAPIIMKFLEQERQRAVMHPRPASGG, encoded by the coding sequence ATGTCGTCACACTACATATTCCGGACCGTCGAGCTGGACGACCAGTCCATCCGCACTGCCGTGCGCCCAGGCAAGCCGCACCTGACGCCGCTGTTGATTTTCAATGGCATCGGCGCCAACCTGGAGCTGGTGTTCCCGTTCATCGAAGCGCTGGACCCGGACCTCGAAGTCATTGCCTTCGACGTGCCAGGCGTGGGTGGCTCCTCCACCCCCCGCCACCCCTATCGCTTCCCCGGCCTGGCCAAGCTGACCGCACGCATGCTCGACTACCTGGACTACGGCCAGGTCAACGTGATCGGGGTGTCCTGGGGCGGCGCCCTGGCCCAGCAGTTCGCCCATGACTACCCTGAGCGCTGCAAGAAGCTGGTACTGGCCGCCACCGCCGCCGGTGCATTCATGGTACCGGGCAAGCCACAGGTGTTGTGGAACATGGCCAGCCCCCGGCGTTACATCCAGCCCTCACATGTGATCCGTATCGCTCCGCTGATCTATGGCGGCGCCTTTCGCCGCGACCCTGACCTTGCCATGCACCATGCCTCCAAGGTGCGCTCCGGCGGCAAGCTGGGCTACTACTGGCAGTTGTTCGCCGGGCTGGGCTGGACCAGCATCCACTGGCTGCACAAGATCCAGCAGCCCACCCTGGTACTGGCCGGCGACGACGATCCGCTGATCCCACTGATCAACATGCGCTTGCTGGCCTGGCGAATTCCCAATGCCCAGCTACATATTATCGACGACGGTCATTTGTTCCTGATCACCCGGGCTGAGGCCGTCGCCCCTATCATCATGAAGTTCCTCGAGCAAGAACGTCAGCGCGCGGTCATGCACCCCCGCCCGGCCTCCGGCGGCTAG